In Micromonospora sp. WMMA1363, a genomic segment contains:
- a CDS encoding ISAs1 family transposase, producing the protein MLSSSLIDPVVDHLADLALWEAELAAGPGAVDPLSVASSLVERLRQVPDPRRLRGLRHPLLVILVLTACATLVAGNDCVTAIRQWAARTPQDVLHRLGARRNPLTGRYLVPSERTFRRVLAVVDGDALDAATCGYAADVVRGDAPVPQVATAEDEPVEREQRRAVIRAVAHPRPAGLLPAAAIDGKLLHGARTADGKKVFLVAAVTHARAVILGQRQVPDKRGENAVIGDLLAPLDVAGMLLTLDALHTTKKTARLITGPLGAHYMLILKGNQPLALQAAHALLSGTDVEFADRMHVADDQGHGRTEHRTLRVADCDDTLFPGARQVFRLRRDTGGLDGVRTSKEIIHGIVSVTAAQADPEHLNHYARGHWTVENCLCATQRLVCIPGSAGRDWRDISGSDGLPGCRKAKGIRACQQTIGRVQA; encoded by the coding sequence GTGTTGTCATCTTCCCTGATTGACCCCGTTGTTGACCATCTCGCTGATCTGGCGTTGTGGGAGGCCGAACTCGCCGCCGGACCGGGTGCGGTTGATCCGTTGTCGGTGGCGTCGTCGCTGGTGGAACGGTTGCGGCAGGTGCCGGACCCGCGCCGGCTACGGGGGTTACGGCATCCGTTGCTGGTGATCCTGGTGCTGACCGCGTGCGCCACGTTGGTGGCGGGCAATGACTGCGTGACCGCGATCCGGCAGTGGGCGGCGCGGACCCCGCAGGATGTCCTGCATCGTCTCGGCGCCCGCCGTAACCCGTTGACCGGCCGGTACCTGGTACCCAGCGAACGGACCTTCCGCCGGGTCCTGGCCGTCGTCGATGGTGACGCTCTGGACGCGGCGACGTGCGGCTACGCCGCTGACGTGGTGCGTGGGGACGCCCCGGTCCCGCAGGTCGCGACCGCCGAGGATGAGCCGGTCGAGCGGGAACAGCGCCGGGCCGTGATCCGGGCGGTCGCCCACCCGAGGCCGGCGGGGCTGCTGCCTGCGGCGGCGATCGACGGGAAACTTCTGCACGGCGCCCGTACCGCGGACGGTAAGAAGGTGTTCCTGGTCGCCGCGGTCACCCATGCTCGGGCGGTGATCCTCGGTCAGCGGCAGGTCCCGGACAAACGCGGCGAGAACGCGGTGATCGGTGATCTGCTTGCCCCTTTGGACGTGGCCGGCATGCTGCTGACGCTGGACGCACTCCACACGACCAAGAAGACCGCCCGCCTGATCACCGGGCCGTTGGGCGCCCACTACATGCTGATCCTGAAGGGTAATCAACCGCTCGCATTGCAGGCCGCGCACGCGTTGTTGTCCGGTACCGACGTCGAGTTCGCCGACCGCATGCACGTGGCAGACGACCAGGGCCACGGCCGTACCGAGCACCGGACACTGCGCGTGGCCGACTGCGACGACACCCTGTTCCCGGGCGCCCGGCAGGTGTTCCGGCTACGCCGTGACACCGGTGGCCTCGACGGCGTGCGCACCAGCAAGGAGATCATCCACGGCATCGTCAGCGTCACCGCCGCCCAAGCCGACCCCGAACACCTCAACCACTACGCCAGGGGACATTGGACCGTGGAAAATTGTCTGTGCGCCACGCAACGCCTCGTCTGTATTCCCGGCTCAGCCGGGAGAGATTGGAGGGACATCTCTGGGTCTGATGGCTTACCCGGATGCCGAAAGGCGAAGGGGATCAGAGCATGCCAGCAAACCATCGGCCGTGTCCAAGCGTGA
- a CDS encoding suppressor of fused domain protein: MEGGWSKTDSGVPLPVQVARFRDAPGQGLTSFVTLGLSNHEVMLSGGRPARAELILSCWNRDRDLGVPALLSVVAGDLIKSAKLPSRGGILGPAGQLFAGSRLSALYFSVPIFFPAEFGAWKGSAPPTILIQLIPITEDEAALVRERGWNEFEDHLERRDPDLFDLRRESSLI; the protein is encoded by the coding sequence ATGGAAGGAGGATGGTCGAAGACTGACTCCGGAGTGCCGCTTCCCGTACAGGTGGCCCGCTTCCGGGACGCGCCCGGACAGGGCCTAACTAGCTTTGTCACGCTGGGCCTCAGTAACCACGAGGTGATGCTGTCCGGTGGCCGCCCGGCCCGAGCTGAGCTAATTTTGTCTTGCTGGAATCGAGATCGTGACTTAGGTGTACCTGCTCTGCTGTCCGTCGTTGCTGGGGACCTTATTAAATCTGCCAAACTTCCCTCCCGTGGCGGCATTCTTGGACCGGCGGGACAACTTTTCGCCGGCTCTCGGCTATCCGCCTTGTATTTTTCAGTCCCGATATTTTTCCCAGCCGAGTTTGGCGCCTGGAAGGGGTCGGCGCCGCCCACGATCCTAATTCAGCTAATCCCCATTACTGAGGACGAGGCTGCCTTGGTTCGAGAGCGAGGCTGGAATGAATTCGAAGATCACCTTGAGCGGCGTGATCCTGACCTGTTTGACTTACGTAGAGAGAGCTCGTTGATTTAG
- a CDS encoding reverse transcriptase/maturase family protein, with protein sequence MQSAETVLGVLRERGRRGLPLEELYRQMFNPQLYLLAYGRIYANKGAMTPGVTQETVDGMSLGKIGRIIEAMRHERYRFRPVRRVMISKKGGKLRPLGLPTWSDKLVGEVVRLLLEAYYEPQFSDRSHGFRPGRGCHTALREVANTWTGTAWFIEGDIADCFGSLDHEILISILAEKIHDNRFLRLVRNMLTAGYLEDWRWGATLSGAPQGGVASPILSNLYLHKLDVFVEKVLIPEYTRGGRRARNPAYLEVANLLATARRRGDRAEARTLLKRMRTLPSSDPDDPEYRRLRYCRYADDHLLGFTGPKAEAEEIKQRLAAFLRDELKLELSHEKTLITHARSSAARFLGYDITIQHDSRRIVRGRRSANAAIGLRVPKDVIKAKCSRYLASGKPAHRGALIHNDDHPIIATFGAEYRGIVQYYLLAGDVHRLHRLEWVMKTSMLKTLAGKHHSTVSKMAARHKAKIETPHGLRTCFEARIERDGRQPLVARFGGIPLKRQKTAVISDRRPLQVSYPHKELISRLLANTCEICKQTDNIQVHHVRKLADLARTGDAQPDWMQLMARRRRKSLVVCGSCYDRIQGWQSA encoded by the coding sequence ATGCAGAGCGCCGAAACGGTGCTGGGTGTCCTGCGTGAGCGCGGCAGGCGTGGCCTGCCGCTGGAAGAACTGTATCGACAGATGTTCAACCCGCAGTTGTATCTGCTGGCCTACGGACGCATCTACGCCAACAAGGGTGCGATGACGCCCGGGGTCACCCAGGAGACCGTGGACGGCATGTCGCTGGGCAAGATCGGCCGCATCATCGAGGCGATGCGCCACGAGCGTTACCGGTTCCGTCCGGTGCGCAGGGTCATGATCTCGAAGAAGGGCGGCAAGCTCAGGCCCCTCGGCCTGCCTACCTGGTCAGACAAGCTGGTCGGCGAAGTGGTGCGCCTGCTGTTGGAGGCCTACTACGAGCCCCAGTTCTCCGACCGGTCCCACGGATTTCGTCCCGGCCGGGGCTGCCATACCGCGTTGCGGGAGGTGGCCAACACCTGGACCGGAACGGCCTGGTTCATCGAGGGAGACATCGCCGACTGTTTCGGGAGTCTCGATCACGAGATCTTGATCTCGATCCTGGCGGAGAAGATCCACGACAACCGGTTCCTGCGGCTGGTGCGCAACATGCTCACCGCCGGATACCTGGAGGACTGGAGATGGGGCGCCACGCTGTCCGGCGCGCCGCAGGGTGGGGTCGCCAGCCCGATCCTGTCCAACCTCTACCTGCACAAGCTGGACGTCTTCGTCGAGAAGGTTCTGATTCCCGAGTACACCCGAGGGGGACGCCGGGCACGTAACCCGGCCTACCTTGAGGTGGCCAACCTGCTGGCGACGGCCCGTCGACGCGGCGACCGAGCCGAGGCCCGGACGCTGCTCAAACGGATGCGCACCCTGCCCAGTTCCGATCCTGACGATCCGGAGTACCGGAGGCTGCGCTACTGCCGCTACGCAGATGATCACCTACTCGGGTTCACCGGACCGAAGGCCGAAGCTGAGGAGATCAAGCAGCGACTCGCGGCGTTCCTGCGAGACGAACTCAAGCTGGAACTGTCGCACGAGAAGACGCTGATCACCCACGCCCGCTCCAGCGCGGCGCGGTTCCTCGGCTACGACATCACCATCCAGCACGACAGCCGCAGGATCGTCCGTGGCCGCCGTTCGGCGAACGCGGCGATCGGGCTGCGCGTGCCCAAGGACGTGATCAAGGCCAAGTGCTCCCGTTACCTCGCAAGCGGCAAACCCGCCCACCGGGGTGCCCTGATCCACAACGATGATCACCCAATCATCGCCACGTTCGGGGCCGAGTATCGGGGCATCGTCCAGTACTACCTGCTGGCCGGTGACGTTCACCGGCTGCACCGCCTCGAATGGGTCATGAAGACCTCCATGCTCAAGACCCTCGCAGGCAAGCACCACTCGACGGTGTCGAAGATGGCGGCCCGACACAAAGCCAAGATCGAAACACCGCACGGGTTGCGCACCTGCTTCGAGGCACGCATCGAACGCGACGGCAGGCAACCACTGGTAGCACGGTTCGGGGGCATTCCACTCAAGCGACAGAAAACGGCGGTCATCTCCGACCGTCGGCCGCTCCAGGTGAGTTACCCGCACAAGGAGCTGATCAGCAGGCTCCTGGCGAACACGTGCGAGATCTGCAAGCAGACGGACAACATTCAGGTTCACCACGTCCGAAAACTCGCTGACCTCGCCAGAACCGGAGACGCACAGCCCGACTGGATGCAGCTCATGGCACGACGACGCCGCAAGTCCCTCGTGGTCTGCGGCTCATGCTACGACCGCATCCAGGGCTGGCAGTCGGCCTGA
- a CDS encoding polymorphic toxin-type HINT domain-containing protein, producing MGRSVLLAVGLSAVLTLTMLGEQPDAVAAPKWDPPKPKDAAGVAARAGKPTPGRSHHADASRVTAGAKDVVWPSGTAVADVAAATAAAGRARTTRAGLTGPVRARAGTLPVTVSAVPPADDVLPRRGAAAAVSAVKVKVHDRAATAKAGVEGLLVSAARADGKPGVGRARVQVDYAGFARAYGGGWASRLRLVQLPECALSTPEVEACRTRTPVPTVNDTANSEVAATVAVGARASMVLAVEAGASGDNGDYTATSLSAAGQWQVSTQTGDFSWSYPLRVPPSLGGPAPDVSFAYSSGSVDGRTALTNNQGSWIGDGWDTWPGFIERKYQSCADDNPGHKTGDLCWFSDNATLSLNGHAGELIRDGSMWRLRNDDGTKVERLSSSARGNGDNDNEYWKVTTTDGIQYFFGYHRLPGWSSGKPVTDSTWTVPVFGNNPGEPCYDATFADAHCAQAWRWNLDYVVDPNANSMAYFYGTETGAYARDLNPDQRTTYDRGGYLKRVEYGMRANAEYSQAAPLRVLFTTAERCLTSCWSGAAWTSDPVTANWHDTPWDQYCKTAPCTTQGAPTFWSARRLAKVTAQTRSGTSTYADVESWALRHEFLNAGNGETVPMWLRGITRTGHVTTAGGAVVSDPEITFDSGSDPLPNRVDGPDDDRTALYRWRIKAVHTETGGDIIVSYSGADCTRTTLPSPATNTKRCMPSYYSPDGQPPTLDWFHKYVVTRIDLDDTVTDQPSEVTLYDYDTPAWAYNTDELTKDKYRTWGDWRGYGKVTVRHGDTTGQQTAVEHRYLRGLDGDKASSGVKDVWVTDSWGGTIEDHEALRGFELQTITKNGPSGAEVASTRNDPWINGPTATRSRNGITTKAWMVDTDVARARTALAAGGHRYAKTVTSYNSDGLPVTVEDHGDEAVTGDETCTRTSYARNDAIWMINRASQTETLSRLCAGAPTPADPATVLNRSRSFYDTYVNDSSHGQAPTKGNVVRTEELETFSGSTPVYTRTSTMAYDTNGRITAVTDPRGHTTTTAHTTANGGQVVQTVVTNPKGHASTTLLVPAWGAATKVTDANGAVAELTYDGLGRLTNAWKPGRNKATQTPSVKFAYQVRKSGGPTAVTVENLLPTGAAYRKSVNLYDGFLRLRQNQLQATGGGRTVTDTMTNSLGATAWTSAPYYDSTNTAVNTSLATPQGQIPSITQHTYDGAGRQTAQILLANGVEKWRTTTSYGGDRVHTTPPTGGTATTTITDAHGRTTALRQYKNPTDLGSDDPATFDKTSYAYTLLGQLKTVTDVTGANAWSYTYDLRGRQTQAVDPDKGTTTSTYDAAGNLETSSATGRSPIAYTYDELGRKTSVRDDTTSGNKRAEWVYDTLPNGKGKPTAAIRYSGGNPYTTRVDAYDAYGRPTSTSVVLPAAQSDLCAAASPNTCTYTTNLTYRPNGQPFRVTMPAAADLPSEKLIHGYTDVGDPAGTLSAAQIYVYDVTYDKLGQLTQYQLGEFGSRVAVTATIDEPTRRLTSTNVVPELKPEAANHTYTYDNAGNVTEIHDTPGGGTADHQCFTTDHLRRLTEAWTPEGGTCATKPTGWSQIDGANEPYWHTWTLDDIGNRTTETRHGTTDTTHTYSYPDAGEPRPHAVTNVTATGGATWNRSYTYDDAGNTTTRPTTTGDTQTLTWDREGKLTATTDDDGATSYIYDADGSRLIRTDPTGKTLYLPGGTEIRHTNSGIKQATRYYTFAGRTIAIRTATNLHWITSDHHGTAHLTINATTLTTATRRNLPYGEQRGTTTGTWPTGMDKGFLGGTQDPTGLTHLGAREYDPTLGRFISIDPIQDLADPQQWNGYAYANNNPATYSDPSGLIWTDFQQGVDPHFNGEGAGSGSRGPVGSGSSSKGRESNHCAKGSPYACQAAADKKTYSKSSKYKLKPPRPRTLTEEIAAEVICGLTVICAIASTGYDSYTLGRDIYNGNFKSAAAGATGFIPGCPTRACRRAAEKALGWSGSRGSGAKSCLVPGAKSFSADTTVLMADGSTKSIKDIKVGDLVLATDPETGQEGPREVTHLWVHEDHMVDLELASGDALTTTEDHPFWNETDQQWQDARHLDPGDLLYAASGEATAVAGLDWNSVQHGLAYNLTVADIHTYYVIAGETPVLVHNTGGCPIEPRPKFRKGTVQDAWDDAAEGPNGGRLCPTCGAEVQVPPGAGRRDWDIDHQPPWSTRKPGMSGNPDLTRRDVIDEYQRGVRLECPHCNRSRGAR from the coding sequence CTGGGGCGGTCGGTGTTGCTGGCTGTTGGCTTGTCGGCGGTGCTGACGCTGACGATGTTGGGTGAGCAGCCGGACGCGGTGGCGGCGCCGAAGTGGGATCCGCCCAAGCCCAAAGACGCTGCCGGGGTGGCGGCGCGTGCTGGCAAACCCACTCCTGGCCGTTCTCATCATGCCGATGCGTCGAGGGTGACGGCGGGGGCGAAGGATGTGGTGTGGCCGTCGGGGACCGCGGTCGCTGATGTGGCTGCGGCGACTGCGGCGGCTGGCCGGGCGCGTACGACCCGGGCGGGGTTGACCGGCCCGGTCCGTGCCCGCGCCGGCACTCTTCCGGTCACGGTGTCCGCCGTGCCGCCGGCGGATGATGTGTTGCCGCGTAGGGGTGCCGCTGCGGCGGTGTCGGCGGTGAAGGTGAAGGTGCACGACCGGGCCGCCACCGCGAAGGCCGGTGTGGAGGGTTTGCTGGTGTCGGCTGCCCGCGCCGATGGGAAGCCCGGGGTGGGGCGGGCGCGGGTTCAGGTCGACTACGCGGGGTTCGCGCGGGCCTATGGTGGGGGTTGGGCGTCGCGGTTGCGGTTGGTGCAGCTGCCGGAGTGTGCCCTGAGCACGCCGGAGGTGGAGGCGTGTCGCACCCGCACCCCGGTGCCGACGGTCAACGACACCGCGAACAGTGAGGTGGCGGCCACCGTGGCCGTCGGGGCGCGGGCGTCGATGGTGCTTGCTGTCGAGGCCGGGGCGTCGGGTGACAACGGTGACTACACCGCGACGAGTCTGTCGGCGGCGGGGCAGTGGCAGGTGTCCACGCAGACGGGTGACTTCTCGTGGTCGTATCCGCTGCGGGTGCCGCCCTCCCTCGGTGGGCCGGCGCCGGATGTCAGTTTCGCGTACTCGTCGGGCAGTGTCGACGGTCGGACGGCGTTGACCAACAACCAGGGTTCCTGGATTGGTGACGGCTGGGATACCTGGCCGGGGTTCATCGAACGTAAGTACCAGTCGTGTGCCGACGACAATCCTGGTCACAAGACCGGTGACCTGTGCTGGTTCAGTGACAACGCGACCCTGTCACTCAACGGCCACGCCGGGGAGTTGATCCGGGACGGGTCGATGTGGCGGCTCCGCAACGACGACGGCACGAAGGTCGAGAGGCTGAGCAGCTCGGCGCGGGGGAACGGCGACAACGACAACGAGTACTGGAAGGTCACCACCACCGACGGTATCCAGTATTTCTTCGGCTACCACAGGTTGCCGGGTTGGAGCAGCGGCAAGCCGGTCACGGACTCGACGTGGACGGTGCCGGTGTTCGGAAACAACCCGGGTGAGCCGTGTTACGACGCCACGTTCGCCGACGCCCACTGCGCGCAGGCGTGGCGGTGGAACCTCGACTACGTCGTGGACCCGAACGCGAACTCGATGGCGTACTTCTACGGCACGGAGACCGGCGCCTACGCCCGTGATCTCAACCCCGACCAGCGCACCACCTACGACCGCGGTGGGTATCTGAAGCGCGTCGAGTACGGCATGCGCGCCAACGCCGAATACAGCCAGGCGGCGCCGCTGCGGGTGCTGTTCACCACCGCCGAGCGGTGCCTCACGTCGTGTTGGAGCGGGGCGGCGTGGACGTCGGATCCGGTGACCGCGAACTGGCATGACACCCCGTGGGACCAGTACTGCAAGACCGCGCCGTGTACGACGCAGGGCGCGCCGACGTTCTGGAGCGCGCGCCGGCTGGCGAAGGTCACCGCGCAGACCCGGAGCGGCACGTCCACGTATGCGGATGTGGAGTCGTGGGCGTTGCGGCACGAGTTCCTGAACGCGGGTAACGGTGAGACCGTGCCGATGTGGCTGCGGGGGATCACCCGCACCGGGCATGTCACCACCGCCGGCGGTGCGGTCGTGTCGGACCCGGAGATCACGTTCGACAGTGGTTCTGATCCGTTGCCGAACCGGGTCGACGGCCCGGACGACGACCGTACGGCGCTGTATCGGTGGCGGATCAAGGCGGTGCACACGGAGACCGGTGGGGACATCATCGTCTCCTACTCCGGTGCGGACTGCACCCGCACGACGCTGCCCAGCCCGGCGACCAACACGAAGCGGTGCATGCCGTCGTACTACTCCCCGGACGGGCAACCGCCGACGTTGGACTGGTTCCACAAGTACGTCGTCACCCGCATCGACCTTGATGACACGGTCACGGACCAGCCGTCCGAGGTCACCCTGTACGACTACGACACCCCGGCGTGGGCGTACAACACCGACGAGTTGACCAAGGACAAGTACCGCACCTGGGGGGACTGGCGCGGCTACGGCAAGGTCACCGTCCGGCACGGCGACACGACCGGGCAGCAGACCGCCGTCGAGCACCGCTACCTACGCGGCCTCGACGGCGACAAGGCCAGCTCGGGTGTCAAGGATGTGTGGGTCACCGACTCCTGGGGCGGCACCATCGAGGACCACGAAGCCCTGCGGGGCTTCGAACTGCAGACGATCACGAAGAACGGGCCGAGTGGCGCGGAGGTGGCCTCCACCCGCAACGACCCGTGGATCAATGGGCCCACCGCCACCCGCAGCCGCAACGGCATCACCACGAAGGCGTGGATGGTCGACACCGACGTCGCCCGCGCCCGCACCGCCCTCGCCGCCGGCGGACACCGATACGCCAAGACTGTCACCAGTTACAACAGTGACGGCCTACCGGTCACAGTCGAGGACCACGGCGACGAGGCCGTCACCGGTGACGAGACGTGCACCCGTACCAGCTATGCCCGTAACGACGCCATCTGGATGATCAACCGGGCGTCGCAGACCGAAACCCTGTCCAGGCTCTGTGCCGGCGCCCCGACCCCCGCCGACCCGGCCACCGTCCTGAACCGGTCCCGGTCGTTCTACGACACCTACGTCAACGACTCCTCTCACGGCCAGGCGCCCACGAAGGGCAACGTGGTCCGCACCGAGGAACTGGAGACATTCAGCGGCAGCACACCGGTGTATACCCGCACCTCCACCATGGCCTACGACACCAACGGCCGCATCACCGCTGTTACCGACCCGCGTGGGCACACCACCACCACCGCTCACACGACCGCGAACGGTGGTCAGGTCGTCCAGACCGTGGTGACCAACCCGAAGGGGCACGCGAGCACGACCCTGCTGGTGCCGGCGTGGGGCGCCGCGACGAAGGTCACCGACGCCAACGGCGCGGTCGCCGAACTCACCTACGACGGTCTCGGCCGGTTGACCAACGCGTGGAAGCCCGGCCGGAACAAGGCCACCCAAACACCGAGCGTCAAGTTCGCCTACCAGGTCCGCAAGAGCGGTGGCCCGACCGCCGTTACGGTGGAAAACCTCCTGCCGACCGGGGCGGCGTACCGAAAGTCGGTGAACCTGTATGACGGGTTCCTGCGGCTGCGACAGAACCAACTCCAGGCCACCGGCGGTGGACGCACGGTCACCGACACGATGACCAACAGCCTCGGTGCGACCGCGTGGACGTCCGCGCCCTACTACGACTCCACCAACACCGCGGTGAACACCAGCCTGGCCACACCACAAGGCCAGATCCCCTCGATCACCCAACACACCTACGACGGCGCCGGACGGCAGACCGCGCAGATCCTGCTCGCCAACGGCGTGGAGAAGTGGCGCACCACCACCAGCTACGGCGGTGACCGCGTCCACACCACCCCACCGACCGGTGGCACCGCCACCACCACCATCACCGACGCCCACGGCCGCACCACCGCCCTGCGCCAGTACAAGAACCCCACCGACCTCGGCAGTGACGACCCGGCAACGTTCGACAAGACCAGCTACGCCTACACCCTGCTCGGACAACTCAAGACCGTCACCGACGTCACCGGCGCCAACGCCTGGTCCTACACCTACGACCTGCGCGGCCGGCAAACCCAGGCGGTGGACCCGGACAAGGGCACCACCACCAGCACCTACGACGCCGCCGGCAACCTCGAAACCAGCTCGGCCACGGGACGATCCCCCATCGCCTACACCTACGACGAACTCGGCCGCAAAACCAGCGTGCGCGACGACACCACCAGCGGGAACAAACGCGCTGAATGGGTGTACGACACGCTGCCCAACGGCAAGGGCAAACCCACCGCGGCGATCCGCTACTCCGGCGGTAACCCCTACACCACCCGGGTCGACGCCTACGACGCCTACGGCCGACCCACCTCCACCTCCGTCGTGCTCCCGGCAGCCCAGTCAGACCTGTGCGCCGCCGCGAGCCCCAACACCTGCACCTACACCACCAACCTCACCTACCGGCCCAACGGGCAGCCCTTCCGGGTCACCATGCCCGCCGCCGCGGACCTCCCCTCAGAGAAACTCATCCACGGCTACACCGACGTCGGCGACCCCGCCGGAACCCTCTCCGCAGCCCAGATCTACGTCTATGACGTCACCTACGACAAACTCGGCCAACTCACCCAATACCAACTCGGTGAGTTCGGCTCCCGTGTCGCTGTCACCGCCACCATCGACGAACCCACCCGCCGACTCACCAGCACCAACGTCGTCCCCGAACTCAAACCCGAGGCCGCGAACCACACCTACACCTACGACAACGCCGGCAACGTCACCGAAATCCACGACACCCCCGGCGGCGGCACCGCCGACCACCAGTGCTTCACCACCGACCACCTACGCCGCCTGACCGAAGCCTGGACCCCGGAGGGCGGCACCTGCGCCACCAAGCCCACCGGGTGGAGCCAGATCGACGGGGCCAACGAACCGTACTGGCACACCTGGACCCTCGACGACATCGGCAACCGCACCACCGAAACCCGCCACGGCACCACGGACACCACGCACACCTACAGCTACCCCGACGCCGGCGAACCCAGACCCCACGCCGTCACGAACGTGACCGCCACCGGCGGCGCCACCTGGAACCGCAGCTACACCTACGACGACGCCGGCAACACCACAACCCGACCCACCACCACGGGTGACACCCAAACCCTCACCTGGGACCGCGAAGGCAAACTCACCGCCACCACCGACGACGACGGCGCCACCAGCTACATCTACGACGCCGACGGCAGCCGACTCATCCGCACCGACCCCACCGGCAAAACCCTCTACCTCCCCGGCGGCACCGAAATCCGCCACACCAACAGCGGCATTAAGCAAGCCACCCGGTACTACACCTTCGCCGGCCGCACCATCGCCATCCGCACCGCCACCAACCTCCACTGGATCACCAGCGACCACCACGGCACCGCCCACCTCACTATCAACGCCACCACCCTCACCACCGCCACACGCCGCAACCTCCCCTACGGGGAACAACGCGGCACCACCACCGGCACCTGGCCCACCGGCATGGACAAAGGCTTCCTCGGCGGCACCCAAGACCCCACCGGCCTCACCCACCTCGGCGCCCGCGAATACGACCCCACCCTCGGCCGCTTCATCAGCATCGACCCCATCCAAGACCTCGCTGATCCGCAGCAATGGAACGGATACGCCTACGCCAACAACAACCCCGCCACCTACAGTGACCCTAGTGGGCTGATCTGGACCGACTTCCAGCAAGGTGTAGACCCCCACTTCAATGGAGAAGGCGCGGGTAGCGGATCCAGGGGCCCGGTCGGAAGCGGCAGCTCGTCAAAGGGAAGGGAGAGTAACCATTGCGCAAAGGGCAGTCCCTATGCGTGCCAAGCTGCCGCAGACAAGAAGACCTACAGCAAATCAAGCAAGTACAAGCTAAAGCCACCAAGACCGCGCACGCTAACAGAAGAGATCGCTGCGGAGGTTATCTGCGGGCTGACTGTGATCTGTGCTATCGCGAGTACCGGTTATGATTCATACACGCTCGGCCGCGACATCTACAACGGCAACTTCAAATCAGCGGCAGCCGGTGCCACCGGCTTCATCCCCGGCTGCCCTACAAGAGCATGCCGGCGTGCCGCTGAGAAAGCGCTCGGATGGTCGGGCAGCCGTGGGTCTGGGGCAAAGAGCTGCCTGGTGCCCGGCGCAAAGAGCTTTTCCGCTGACACCACCGTCCTCATGGCCGACGGCAGCACCAAATCAATCAAGGACATCAAGGTCGGAGACCTTGTGTTGGCCACCGACCCCGAGACCGGACAGGAGGGCCCCCGCGAAGTCACCCACCTCTGGGTCCACGAGGACCATATGGTTGACCTGGAACTGGCCAGTGGCGACGCCCTGACTACCACAGAAGATCATCCCTTCTGGAACGAGACCGACCAACAGTGGCAGGATGCCCGACACCTTGACCCCGGTGACCTCCTGTACGCGGCTTCAGGAGAAGCCACCGCCGTGGCCGGACTTGACTGGAATTCCGTCCAGCATGGCTTGGCCTACAACCTGACTGTCGCCGACATCCACACGTACTATGTGATAGCCGGCGAGACGCCGGTGCTGGTGCACAACACGGGCGGGTGTCCCATCGAACCGCGACCGAAATTCCGGAAGGGTACCGTTCAGGATGCGTGGGATGATGCGGCGGAGGGGCCGAATGGTGGACGACTCTGTCCCACTTGTGGGGCTGAAGTTCAGGTTCCCCCAGGAGCCGGACGTCGTGACTGGGATATCGACCATCAGCCTCCGTGGAGCACGAGGAAGCCTGGCATGTCCGGGAACCCAGACCTAACCCGCCGAGACGTAATCGATGAATATCAACGCGGTGTTCGATTGGAATGCCCGCATTGTAACCGCAGTCGCGGAGCAAGGTGA